From the genome of Hymenobacter sp. PAMC 26628, one region includes:
- a CDS encoding LacI family DNA-binding transcriptional regulator: protein MASKRASITDMATALGVSVSTISRALSNHPSISDATKKRVTKLAKELNYHPNHLAAGLRKGRSNMLGVLVPHIDGHFFTMVVKGIETVATKAGFNILICQSNEDVAHERKNIETLINAQVEGILVSLARTTRDFKHFDKAAKRDLPLVFFDRILEGRDVNAVVLDDREGAYQSTVHLLEQGCRRIAHFAGPQHLNIYKNRRQGYLDALREHNVPFDEALVFTCDMRLEDGIQGMEQLLKLPTRPDAVFSASDFSAVGALQVLKKRGLRVPQDVAVTGFSNEMFTSFTEPMLTTVDQRCEQMGQAAARLLLEILGEKRQNVSPRRVLLQPDLLVRASSQRGK from the coding sequence TTGGCTTCTAAGCGCGCTTCCATCACCGACATGGCTACTGCCCTGGGCGTGTCGGTGTCCACCATTTCGCGGGCGCTGAGCAACCACCCGAGCATCAGCGACGCCACCAAAAAGCGCGTCACCAAGCTGGCCAAGGAGCTGAACTACCACCCCAACCACTTGGCGGCGGGCCTGCGCAAGGGCCGCAGCAACATGCTGGGCGTGCTGGTGCCGCACATCGACGGCCACTTTTTCACGATGGTGGTGAAGGGCATCGAAACTGTGGCCACCAAGGCGGGCTTCAATATCCTCATCTGCCAGTCGAACGAGGACGTGGCCCACGAGCGCAAGAACATCGAAACCCTCATCAACGCCCAGGTAGAGGGTATTTTGGTGTCGCTGGCCCGTACCACGCGTGACTTCAAGCACTTCGACAAGGCGGCCAAGCGCGACTTGCCGCTGGTATTTTTCGACCGCATTCTGGAGGGGCGCGACGTGAACGCCGTGGTGCTCGACGACCGCGAGGGCGCCTACCAGAGCACGGTGCACCTGTTGGAGCAGGGCTGCCGGCGCATCGCCCACTTCGCGGGGCCCCAGCACCTGAATATCTACAAAAACCGCCGCCAGGGCTACCTCGACGCGCTGCGCGAGCACAATGTGCCCTTCGACGAAGCCCTGGTGTTCACCTGCGACATGCGCCTGGAGGACGGCATCCAGGGCATGGAGCAGCTGTTGAAGCTGCCCACGCGGCCCGACGCCGTGTTTTCGGCCAGCGACTTTTCGGCCGTGGGGGCCCTGCAAGTGCTGAAAAAGCGCGGCCTGCGCGTGCCCCAGGACGTGGCCGTAACGGGCTTCAGCAACGAGATGTTCACCTCGTTCACCGAGCCCATGCTGACCACCGTGGACCAGCGCTGCGAGCAAATGGGCCAGGCTGCTGCGCGCCTGCTGCTCGAAATACTGGGCGAAAAGCGCCAGAACGTGTCGCCGCGCCGGGTGCTGCTCCAGCCCGATTTGCTGGTGCGGGCCTCCTCGCAGCGCGGCAAGTAG
- a CDS encoding glycoside hydrolase family 43 protein, producing the protein MPSADSRRDFLRYAALAGGLLALLPSRNARAAARTYTNPVVRRNFPDPAVLLHQGTYYAFGTTGQGRTADGRIFSVLTSSNLVDWRDAGGALAPPPGSAGLDFWAPEVVFRDGTFYMYYSRGGGAIAATVGHRLYVATSAAPQGPYAEVAALDVPESKFTIDAHPFQDTDGQWYLFYARDFIDSNDGYFPGTGLAVDRLATMTALAQQPRTVLRARHPWTIFEANRRVPLYDNQVFAQWHTLEGPYVRRHDGKYYCFYSGANFLTDRYGVDFCVADSILGPYSEAGGGAGARVLHAVPGHVRGPGHHSHAVGPDGHTEYLVYHAWNPQMTERQLCIDKLAWTAQGPRCLGPTYLPQPLPG; encoded by the coding sequence ATGCCCTCCGCCGATTCCCGCCGCGACTTCCTGCGCTACGCCGCCTTAGCCGGGGGCCTGCTGGCCCTGCTGCCCAGCCGCAACGCCCGTGCCGCTGCCCGCACCTACACCAACCCCGTGGTGCGGCGCAACTTCCCCGACCCCGCCGTGCTGCTGCACCAGGGCACATACTACGCCTTCGGCACCACCGGGCAGGGCCGCACGGCCGATGGCCGTATCTTCAGCGTGCTGACGTCGAGCAACTTGGTGGACTGGCGCGACGCCGGCGGGGCCCTGGCGCCGCCGCCCGGCAGCGCGGGGCTCGACTTTTGGGCCCCCGAGGTCGTGTTCCGCGACGGCACGTTTTACATGTACTACTCGCGGGGCGGCGGCGCCATTGCCGCCACCGTGGGCCACCGCCTGTACGTGGCCACCAGTGCCGCGCCGCAGGGCCCCTACGCGGAAGTGGCGGCGCTCGACGTGCCGGAAAGTAAGTTCACCATCGACGCCCACCCGTTTCAAGACACTGACGGGCAGTGGTATTTGTTCTACGCCCGCGACTTCATCGATTCCAACGACGGCTATTTCCCCGGCACCGGCCTGGCCGTAGACCGCCTCGCCACCATGACGGCGCTGGCCCAGCAGCCGCGCACCGTGCTGCGCGCCCGCCACCCGTGGACGATTTTCGAGGCCAACCGCCGGGTGCCGCTCTATGATAACCAAGTGTTTGCGCAGTGGCACACACTGGAGGGCCCCTACGTGCGCCGCCACGACGGAAAGTACTACTGCTTTTATAGCGGGGCCAATTTCCTGACCGACCGCTACGGCGTGGATTTTTGCGTGGCCGACAGCATCCTGGGGCCCTACTCGGAGGCCGGCGGCGGGGCCGGCGCGCGGGTGCTGCACGCGGTGCCGGGCCACGTGCGGGGCCCCGGCCACCACTCGCACGCGGTGGGCCCCGACGGCCACACCGAATACCTCGTGTACCACGCCTGGAACCCGCAAATGACGGAGCGCCAGCTCTGTATCGATAAACTGGCGTGGACGGCCCAGGGGCCCCGCTGCCTGGGGCCTACCTATTTGCCGCAGCCGCTGCCGGGCTAA
- a CDS encoding beta-L-arabinofuranosidase domain-containing protein has translation MYNVCVSAFRLIRAAALVAGVLGAAVASVQAQSLAPLAYHELAPGAIRPNGWLRTQLAVMRDHTTGHLDETYPKLRDRNGWLGGTGDGWEETPYWLDGALPLAHLLHDRPLLAKVQRYVDWSLAHQRPSGYFGPLTKAEQQAGHLLDVQGTQGEDWWPRMVMLKVLQQHYQATHDARVIPFLTKYFRYQLANLPAAPLGQWSEWSTTRGGDNLLVVYWLYRQTGAPFLLELGELLYQQTTPWTALLGGRDWVLEAAANQTGAHWMDRHGVNVGMGLKLPVVYAQAHPDQPQLPQALRTGWHDLMTLHGLPAGMFSADEDLHGNLPTQGTELCAVAETMFSLEQAAALTGDAAYLDALERIAYNALPTQTTDDYTSRQYFQVANQVQVQRGVLDFTLPFERGMNNVFGPYAGYTCCTANMHQGWAKFATHLWYATPAQGLAALEYAPNILTATVNGNVPVTVREETAYPFGDQVDFVVELKKPTAFPLALRLPAWCAEATVLLNGQPLRTDRGGQIITVARTWQRHDRLTLRLPMAVRTSNWARNSRTLERGPLVYALKIDAQWQQSQQAEEGPYFTLAPQGPWNYGLPRAVVDDPVGHITVVAKPVAADAPGFYWNAANAPIALTVSGRRLPDWQLSAGVAPQPVTARDGVYKGPVAATAEPLTFIPYGCTKLRVVALPVVP, from the coding sequence ATGTACAACGTTTGTGTAAGTGCATTCCGCCTCATTCGGGCGGCGGCCCTGGTGGCCGGGGTACTGGGCGCCGCCGTGGCCTCAGTCCAAGCCCAGTCGCTGGCCCCGCTGGCGTACCACGAGTTGGCGCCGGGGGCCATTCGGCCCAACGGCTGGCTGCGCACCCAGCTCGCCGTGATGCGCGACCACACCACCGGCCACCTCGACGAAACTTACCCCAAGCTGCGCGACCGCAACGGCTGGCTCGGCGGCACTGGCGACGGCTGGGAGGAAACGCCCTACTGGCTCGACGGGGCCCTGCCCCTGGCCCACTTGCTGCACGACCGGCCCTTGCTGGCCAAGGTGCAGCGCTACGTCGATTGGTCCCTGGCCCACCAGCGGCCCTCGGGCTACTTTGGGCCCCTCACCAAAGCCGAGCAGCAGGCGGGCCACCTGCTCGACGTGCAGGGCACCCAAGGCGAAGACTGGTGGCCGCGCATGGTGATGCTGAAGGTGCTGCAACAGCACTACCAGGCCACCCACGACGCGCGCGTTATCCCGTTCCTGACCAAGTACTTCCGCTACCAGCTGGCCAACCTGCCGGCCGCGCCCCTGGGCCAGTGGAGCGAGTGGAGCACCACCCGCGGCGGCGACAACCTGCTGGTGGTGTACTGGCTGTACCGCCAAACCGGCGCGCCGTTTTTGCTGGAGCTGGGCGAGCTGCTCTACCAACAAACCACGCCCTGGACCGCCCTGCTGGGCGGGCGCGACTGGGTGCTGGAAGCCGCCGCCAACCAAACCGGGGCCCACTGGATGGACCGCCACGGCGTGAACGTGGGCATGGGCCTGAAGCTGCCCGTGGTGTACGCCCAGGCTCACCCCGACCAGCCGCAGCTGCCACAGGCCCTGCGCACCGGCTGGCACGACCTGATGACGCTGCACGGCCTGCCCGCCGGCATGTTTTCGGCCGACGAGGACTTGCACGGCAACCTGCCCACCCAGGGCACGGAGCTGTGCGCCGTCGCCGAAACCATGTTTTCGCTGGAGCAGGCCGCCGCCCTCACCGGCGACGCCGCCTACCTCGACGCCCTGGAGCGCATCGCCTACAACGCCCTGCCCACCCAAACCACCGACGACTACACCAGCCGCCAGTACTTCCAGGTGGCCAACCAGGTGCAGGTGCAGCGCGGCGTGCTCGACTTCACGCTGCCCTTCGAGCGCGGCATGAACAACGTGTTCGGGCCCTACGCCGGCTACACGTGCTGCACCGCCAACATGCACCAGGGCTGGGCCAAGTTCGCCACCCACCTCTGGTACGCCACCCCGGCCCAGGGCCTGGCGGCCCTTGAGTACGCACCTAATATCCTGACTGCGACCGTAAACGGCAACGTGCCGGTCACCGTCCGCGAAGAAACGGCCTACCCGTTTGGCGACCAGGTGGACTTCGTGGTGGAGCTGAAAAAACCCACCGCCTTCCCGCTGGCGCTGCGGCTGCCCGCGTGGTGCGCCGAGGCCACCGTGCTGCTCAACGGCCAGCCGCTGCGCACCGACCGGGGCGGGCAAATCATCACCGTGGCGCGCACCTGGCAGCGCCACGACCGCCTCACGCTGCGCCTGCCCATGGCGGTGCGCACGAGCAACTGGGCTCGCAACTCGCGCACCCTGGAGCGGGGCCCCTTGGTGTACGCCCTCAAAATTGACGCCCAGTGGCAGCAAAGCCAGCAGGCCGAGGAAGGCCCTTACTTCACCCTCGCGCCCCAGGGCCCCTGGAACTACGGCCTGCCCCGCGCCGTGGTCGACGACCCGGTAGGCCACATCACCGTAGTGGCGAAGCCCGTGGCCGCCGATGCCCCGGGCTTCTACTGGAACGCCGCCAATGCGCCCATCGCCCTCACCGTCAGCGGGCGGCGCCTGCCCGACTGGCAGCTGAGCGCGGGCGTGGCGCCGCAGCCCGTCACGGCCCGCGACGGCGTGTACAAGGGCCCCGTGGCGGCCACTGCCGAGCCCCTCACCTTCATCCCCTACGGCTGCACCAAGCTGCGCGTGGTGGCGCTGCCCGTCGTGCCCTAA
- a CDS encoding glycoside hydrolase family 43 protein, which produces MLRRKILIFLLLLGALPAARAQGPAAGRTFTNPLKANGPDPWVVRHGGYYYYTNTMGKNLTLWKSKTLEGIKDAPGAVVWTPPAAGPNSYEIWAPELHFLSGKWYLYYTATDKANFSDQTRYVFVLENASPDPTAGTWVDKGKINTRYSGLDGSVFEHGGRRYFLYSAYVGAQSVLAIAPMANPWTLDASKETIIARPTYAWEKGGGRQILEGPEFLAGRRGQLFVVYSASACWDDNYCLGLLTARPGADPLRADSWTKAPQPVFHPSAANGVWGTGHNGFTTSPDGRENWLIYHAKAAADGKCEGRSARAQRFGWNPDGTPNFGAPAALATPQAVPSGE; this is translated from the coding sequence ATGCTTCGTCGTAAAATCCTGATTTTTCTGCTGCTGCTCGGCGCCCTGCCAGCGGCCCGGGCCCAGGGCCCCGCGGCCGGCCGCACCTTCACCAACCCCCTGAAAGCGAACGGACCCGACCCGTGGGTCGTGCGCCACGGCGGCTATTATTACTACACCAACACGATGGGGAAAAACCTCACGCTGTGGAAGTCCAAAACCCTCGAAGGGATAAAAGACGCCCCCGGCGCGGTGGTGTGGACGCCGCCCGCCGCGGGGCCCAACTCCTACGAAATTTGGGCCCCGGAGCTGCACTTCCTCAGCGGCAAGTGGTACCTCTATTATACCGCCACGGACAAGGCCAATTTTAGCGACCAGACGCGCTACGTGTTCGTGCTGGAAAACGCCAGCCCCGACCCCACCGCCGGCACGTGGGTGGACAAGGGCAAAATCAATACCCGCTATTCGGGCCTCGACGGCTCGGTGTTTGAGCACGGCGGCCGGCGCTACTTCCTGTACTCGGCCTACGTGGGGGCCCAAAGTGTGCTGGCCATTGCGCCCATGGCCAACCCCTGGACGCTGGACGCCAGCAAGGAAACCATCATCGCCCGGCCCACCTACGCCTGGGAAAAGGGCGGCGGCCGCCAGATTCTGGAGGGCCCCGAATTTTTGGCGGGCCGCCGGGGCCAGCTGTTCGTGGTGTACTCGGCCAGCGCCTGCTGGGACGATAACTACTGCCTGGGCCTGCTCACGGCCCGCCCCGGCGCCGACCCGCTGCGGGCCGACTCGTGGACGAAAGCGCCGCAGCCGGTCTTTCACCCGTCGGCCGCAAACGGCGTGTGGGGCACCGGCCACAACGGCTTCACCACTTCACCCGACGGGCGCGAAAACTGGCTTATTTACCACGCCAAAGCCGCCGCCGACGGCAAGTGCGAGGGACGCAGCGCCCGGGCCCAGCGCTTCGGCTGGAACCCCGACGGCACGCCCAATTTTGGGGCCCCGGCCGCGCTGGCCACGCCCCAGGCCGTGCCGTCGGGCGAGTAA
- a CDS encoding 1,4-beta-xylanase encodes MKKISFLLLFVALLGAPGAQAQKVKTKTKGAGANTAAAQGPRWTTSKANAWYQTHPWMSGANFTPSTAINQLEMWQAATFDPQTIDKELGWAEGIGFNTMRVFLHSLAWKEDPAGFKKRVNDYLAIADKHHISTILVFFDDCWNKDPKAGPQPAPKIGVHNSGWAQDPGDPASRDSATFVQLRPYVTDVLTSFAHDKRILLWDLYNEPGNNGKGVASLPLLRNVFAWASAVRPDQPLSAGLWNWDPGYGALNTYQALHSDVITYHCYDEVPSHERIIALLATHGRPLLCTEYMARPRNSRFVNIMPLLKKYNVAAINWGLVDGKTNTKYQWDVPIADGSEPGEWFHEVFRKDGTPYHQDEVDLIKKTNGK; translated from the coding sequence ATGAAGAAAATTTCGTTCTTGCTCTTGTTCGTGGCGTTGCTCGGCGCGCCGGGGGCCCAGGCACAAAAAGTCAAAACCAAAACCAAGGGCGCCGGCGCCAATACGGCCGCCGCCCAGGGCCCCCGCTGGACGACATCCAAGGCCAACGCCTGGTACCAGACACACCCCTGGATGTCGGGCGCCAACTTCACGCCCAGCACGGCCATCAACCAGCTCGAAATGTGGCAGGCCGCCACCTTCGACCCGCAAACCATCGACAAGGAGCTGGGCTGGGCCGAGGGCATCGGCTTCAACACGATGCGCGTGTTTTTGCACAGCTTGGCTTGGAAGGAGGACCCGGCCGGCTTCAAAAAGCGCGTGAATGATTACCTCGCCATCGCCGACAAGCACCACATTAGCACCATTCTCGTGTTTTTTGACGACTGCTGGAACAAGGACCCGAAGGCGGGGCCCCAGCCCGCGCCCAAAATCGGCGTCCACAACTCGGGCTGGGCGCAGGACCCCGGCGACCCCGCCTCGCGCGATTCGGCCACCTTCGTGCAGCTGCGCCCCTACGTGACGGACGTGCTCACGAGCTTTGCCCACGACAAGCGCATCTTGCTGTGGGACTTGTACAACGAGCCGGGCAACAACGGCAAGGGCGTGGCCTCGCTGCCGCTGTTGCGCAACGTGTTCGCCTGGGCATCGGCGGTGCGCCCCGACCAGCCCCTGAGCGCCGGCCTCTGGAACTGGGACCCGGGCTATGGGGCCCTGAACACGTACCAGGCCCTGCACTCCGACGTCATCACCTACCACTGCTACGACGAGGTGCCATCGCATGAGCGCATCATTGCGCTGCTGGCCACCCACGGCCGGCCGCTGCTCTGCACCGAGTACATGGCGCGGCCCCGCAACTCGCGCTTCGTCAACATCATGCCCCTGCTGAAAAAATACAACGTGGCCGCCATCAACTGGGGCTTGGTGGACGGCAAAACCAACACCAAGTACCAGTGGGACGTGCCCATCGCCGACGGCTCGGAGCCCGGCGAGTGGTTCCACGAGGTGTTCCGCAAAGACGGCACGCCCTACCACCAGGACGAGGTGGACCTGATCAAGAAAACTAACGGCAAGTAG
- a CDS encoding glycoside hydrolase family 43 protein → MRISPRVTQTISAVLLALVLLPACTRQRGPGALVPATGAPAATFTNPLLPVGADPWSIYHEGYYYYTNTTGDNLTLWKTKNLADLKNAAHRVVWTPPATGPNSRHIWAPELHFLRGKWYLYYAADAGDNPSHRLWVLENASPDPLQGTWTDRGKLADPAADRWAIDGSVFLNNGRLYLIWSGWDGIVNGRQDIYLAPLKNPWTLAGPRVRISTPTYAWERNGDLHSPNDPPHVAVNEGPEVIRHGNKLFLVYSASGCWTDFYVLGMLTADANSDLRKPASWTKTPTPVFQQSPENKVYAPGHNSFFTSPDGKENWLLYHANSAPDQGCGPKRTPRMQRFTWRPDGTPDFGQPVPADQVLAVPSGQ, encoded by the coding sequence ATGCGCATTTCACCTCGGGTAACGCAAACTATCAGCGCGGTGCTGCTGGCGCTGGTGCTGCTGCCCGCCTGCACCCGGCAGCGGGGCCCCGGCGCCCTGGTGCCGGCCACGGGGGCCCCAGCGGCCACGTTCACCAACCCGCTGCTGCCGGTGGGGGCCGACCCGTGGAGCATCTACCACGAGGGCTACTACTATTACACCAACACGACGGGCGACAACCTCACGCTCTGGAAAACCAAGAACCTGGCCGACCTCAAAAACGCCGCGCACCGCGTGGTGTGGACGCCGCCGGCCACGGGCCCCAACAGCCGGCACATTTGGGCCCCCGAGCTGCATTTCCTGCGCGGCAAATGGTACCTCTACTACGCCGCCGACGCCGGCGACAACCCCTCGCACCGCCTTTGGGTGCTCGAAAACGCGTCGCCCGACCCGCTGCAAGGCACCTGGACCGACCGCGGCAAGCTGGCCGACCCGGCCGCCGACCGCTGGGCCATCGACGGCTCGGTGTTCCTCAACAACGGGCGTCTGTACCTCATTTGGTCGGGCTGGGACGGCATCGTGAACGGCCGCCAGGACATTTACCTGGCCCCCCTGAAAAACCCCTGGACGCTGGCCGGCCCGCGGGTGCGCATCTCCACGCCCACCTACGCCTGGGAGCGCAACGGCGACCTGCACAGCCCCAACGACCCGCCCCACGTGGCCGTGAACGAGGGCCCCGAGGTGATTCGGCACGGCAATAAGCTGTTCTTGGTGTACTCGGCCAGCGGCTGCTGGACGGATTTTTACGTCCTCGGCATGCTCACGGCCGACGCAAACAGCGACTTGCGCAAGCCCGCGTCGTGGACGAAAACCCCCACGCCCGTGTTCCAGCAGTCGCCCGAAAACAAGGTGTACGCGCCGGGCCATAATTCCTTTTTCACCTCGCCCGACGGCAAGGAAAACTGGTTGCTGTACCACGCCAACAGCGCGCCCGACCAGGGCTGCGGCCCCAAGCGCACGCCACGGATGCAGCGCTTCACGTGGCGCCCCGACGGCACGCCCGATTTCGGCCAGCCCGTACCCGCCGACCAAGTGCTGGCCGTGCCCTCGGGCCAGTAG
- a CDS encoding UDP-glucose--hexose-1-phosphate uridylyltransferase yields the protein MSDSAFDPTHQSHRRYNPLTGEWLLVSPHRALRPWQGQQEKTPPDKRPAYDPACYLCPGNVRANGAHNPPYTGTFRFDNDFAALQPDGPAGGINIDNLLIAESETGVGRVICFSPRHDLTLPEMTPEAIRGVVDVWVDEYQTLGARPDINYVQIFENKGFIMGCSNPHPHGQIWAQHTVPVDPAKETVQQAKYFEEHGRTLLTDYLATELREKQRVVIENDSWVVLVPFWATWPFETLLLPRRAVASLELLNDAEKNDLADILRRLTIRYDNLFELSFPYSAGWHQRPTDGQQHSEWHLHMHFYPPLLRSATVRKFMVGYEMLANPQRDVTAEWAADRLRSLPEIHYKQTAAATAAPVAGEVAPPEAPGK from the coding sequence ATGTCTGATTCCGCCTTCGACCCCACCCACCAATCGCACCGCCGCTACAACCCCCTCACCGGGGAATGGCTGCTTGTCTCGCCCCACCGCGCCCTGCGCCCCTGGCAGGGCCAGCAGGAAAAAACGCCCCCCGACAAGCGCCCGGCCTACGACCCCGCCTGCTACCTGTGCCCCGGCAACGTGCGCGCCAACGGGGCCCACAACCCGCCGTACACCGGCACGTTCCGGTTTGATAACGACTTCGCGGCCCTGCAACCCGACGGGCCGGCCGGGGGCATCAACATTGATAACCTGCTGATTGCGGAATCCGAAACCGGCGTGGGCCGCGTCATCTGCTTCTCACCGCGCCACGATTTGACTTTGCCTGAAATGACCCCGGAGGCCATTCGGGGCGTGGTGGACGTGTGGGTGGACGAGTACCAGACCCTGGGGGCCCGGCCGGACATCAACTACGTGCAGATTTTCGAGAACAAGGGCTTCATCATGGGCTGCTCGAACCCGCACCCACACGGCCAAATCTGGGCCCAGCACACCGTGCCCGTCGACCCTGCCAAGGAAACCGTGCAGCAGGCCAAGTACTTCGAGGAGCACGGCCGCACGCTGCTCACCGACTACCTCGCCACCGAGCTGCGCGAAAAGCAGCGCGTCGTCATCGAAAACGACAGCTGGGTGGTGCTGGTGCCGTTCTGGGCCACCTGGCCCTTCGAAACGCTGCTGCTGCCGCGCCGCGCCGTGGCCTCGCTGGAGCTGCTGAACGACGCCGAGAAGAACGACTTGGCCGACATCCTGCGCCGCCTCACCATTCGCTACGACAACCTGTTCGAGCTATCGTTCCCGTACTCGGCCGGCTGGCACCAGCGCCCCACCGACGGCCAGCAGCACTCCGAATGGCACCTGCACATGCACTTCTACCCGCCGCTGCTGCGCTCGGCCACGGTGCGCAAGTTCATGGTGGGCTACGAAATGCTAGCCAACCCCCAGCGCGACGTGACGGCCGAGTGGGCCGCCGACCGCCTGCGTTCGTTGCCCGAAATCCACTACAAGCAAACCGCCGCTGCTACCGCCGCCCCAGTGGCCGGCGAGGTAGCCCCGCCCGAGGCCCCGGGTAAGTAG
- the galK gene encoding galactokinase, whose amino-acid sequence MPIAAIAADFHRRFGHEPLLVRAPGRINLIGEHTDYNDGLVLPAAIDKEIFFAVGLNGGDAVRLVSFDKADTYEVAVADVAPSDHLWANYLLGVVAQFQAHGVVVAGFDCVFGGNVPMGAGMSSSAAIECGLAFALNELLHTGFDRMTLAKMGQQAEHTYAHVMSGLMDQFASLHGRAGHVVRLDCRSLDYEYFPFAADQYHLVLCNSGVKHSLASSEYNKRRQECAQGVAVLQKKHPEIKSLRDATLAQIEAARTEMGDVVYRRCRYVVQENQRVQEACDALKANDMDAVGRAMYASHAGLRDDYQVSCLELDELVEMARPLPGVLGARMMGGGFGGCTINLVAVAEVEVFVAAMGKAFEQRFQQKLETYHTTIVGGVSELHGAAVQA is encoded by the coding sequence ATGCCCATTGCTGCCATTGCCGCCGATTTTCACCGCCGTTTCGGCCATGAACCCCTACTGGTGCGTGCCCCTGGCCGCATCAACCTCATCGGCGAGCACACCGACTACAACGACGGCCTAGTGCTGCCGGCCGCCATCGACAAGGAAATATTCTTCGCGGTGGGCCTGAACGGGGGCGATGCGGTGCGCTTGGTGTCGTTCGACAAGGCCGATACCTACGAGGTAGCGGTGGCCGATGTGGCCCCCAGCGACCACCTGTGGGCCAACTACTTGCTGGGCGTGGTGGCCCAGTTTCAGGCGCACGGGGTGGTAGTGGCGGGCTTCGACTGCGTATTTGGTGGCAACGTGCCGATGGGGGCGGGCATGTCGTCGTCGGCCGCCATTGAGTGCGGGCTGGCGTTTGCCCTCAACGAGCTGCTGCACACGGGCTTCGACCGCATGACGCTGGCCAAAATGGGCCAGCAGGCCGAGCACACCTACGCCCACGTGATGAGCGGCCTCATGGACCAGTTTGCCAGCCTGCACGGCCGCGCCGGCCACGTGGTGCGCCTCGACTGCCGCTCGCTCGACTACGAATACTTCCCCTTCGCCGCCGACCAATACCACCTCGTGCTGTGCAACTCGGGCGTGAAGCACTCGCTGGCCAGTTCCGAGTACAACAAGCGCCGCCAGGAATGCGCCCAGGGCGTGGCCGTGCTACAAAAGAAACACCCCGAAATCAAGAGCCTGCGCGACGCCACGCTGGCGCAAATCGAAGCCGCTCGCACCGAGATGGGCGACGTGGTGTACCGCCGCTGCCGCTACGTGGTGCAGGAAAACCAACGCGTGCAGGAAGCCTGCGACGCCCTGAAGGCCAACGATATGGATGCCGTGGGCCGGGCCATGTACGCCTCGCACGCCGGCCTGCGCGACGACTACCAAGTGAGCTGCCTGGAACTGGACGAACTGGTGGAAATGGCCCGTCCGCTGCCCGGCGTGCTGGGGGCCCGCATGATGGGCGGGGGCTTCGGCGGCTGCACCATCAACTTGGTGGCCGTGGCGGAGGTGGAGGTATTCGTGGCGGCGATGGGAAAGGCGTTTGAGCAGCGGTTCCAGCAGAAGCTCGAAACCTACCACACCACCATTGTGGGCGGCGTGAGCGAGCTGCATGGCGCCGCTGTGCAAGCGTAA